One genomic segment of Salinigranum rubrum includes these proteins:
- a CDS encoding cyclase family protein produces the protein MLDSKEVIELSNPIDDDIPVWPSFPPVDVERTSLAARDGFTMERLEMRSHTATHIDAPAHFIPEGKTLDDFSIGAFMGEGVVIDLTPKEPEEPITRADIEAYESEIQPGDVVMLHTGWDEYYGQTPEYLFEFPYLTGEAAEYVVSLDPKAVGTEGASVGGWYDEVPAHGPSTDVHPADSHLPLLENDVIPIEELRNLDQVLDGADSRRADFFFPPLNVQGTGGCSVRAFALV, from the coding sequence ATGCTCGATTCGAAGGAGGTCATAGAGCTGTCCAACCCGATCGACGACGACATCCCCGTGTGGCCGAGTTTCCCACCGGTCGACGTCGAACGGACGTCGCTGGCCGCACGTGACGGCTTCACGATGGAACGCCTGGAGATGCGGAGTCACACGGCGACTCACATCGACGCCCCGGCGCACTTCATCCCCGAGGGAAAAACGCTGGACGACTTCTCCATCGGGGCGTTCATGGGCGAGGGTGTCGTCATCGACCTGACGCCGAAAGAGCCCGAGGAGCCGATCACCCGGGCCGACATCGAGGCGTACGAGTCGGAGATCCAGCCCGGTGACGTCGTCATGCTCCACACCGGCTGGGACGAGTACTACGGTCAGACACCGGAGTACCTCTTCGAGTTCCCCTATCTGACCGGCGAAGCCGCGGAGTACGTCGTCTCGCTCGACCCGAAGGCGGTGGGGACGGAGGGAGCGAGCGTCGGCGGCTGGTACGACGAGGTGCCAGCGCACGGCCCGTCGACCGACGTCCATCCGGCCGACTCGCATCTCCCACTGCTGGAGAACGACGTGATTCCCATCGAGGAGTTGCGGAACCTCGATCAGGTGCTCGACGGGGCGGACAGTCGGCGCGCGGACTTCTTCTTCCCACCACTCAACGTCCAGGGGACGGGCGGGTGTTCGGTTCGCGCCTTCGCGCTGGTGTAG
- the pdxA gene encoding 4-hydroxythreonine-4-phosphate dehydrogenase PdxA, translating to MSDRLPTVGVTMGDPAGIGSEVIVKSYPTLVESAAVVVVGDASVLADAADRFAPGLTVRPVDSPTEADADPEGLPVVDLDNVSTHRYGELSEANGAASLEYVQRAIELAQAGEIDAITTAPINKQATRMAGSEYAGHTGMLADYTDTDDYSMMLIEDDLTVTHVSTHVPLREACSRLTVDDVASTITVTDEALRDLDIDEPSIAVAGLNPHASDGGLLGDEEADIIEPAVAQVAERGVDVTGPHSPDTVYVRAAAGEFDCVVSMYHDQGHIPIKMLGFTGSDDAVSGVNVTIGLPIIRTSVDHGTAFDIAGEGVASEQSMIDAVATAVELAR from the coding sequence ATGAGCGATAGACTGCCTACTGTCGGCGTTACCATGGGTGATCCGGCTGGAATCGGGAGCGAAGTCATCGTCAAATCGTATCCGACGCTGGTCGAGTCCGCGGCCGTCGTCGTCGTCGGCGACGCGTCCGTGCTGGCAGATGCAGCAGACCGGTTCGCCCCGGGGTTGACGGTTCGCCCTGTCGACTCACCGACCGAGGCGGACGCCGACCCCGAGGGGCTTCCGGTCGTCGACCTCGACAACGTGTCCACCCATCGGTACGGCGAACTCTCCGAAGCGAACGGCGCGGCGAGCCTCGAATACGTCCAGCGGGCGATCGAACTCGCACAGGCCGGAGAGATCGACGCGATAACCACCGCACCCATCAACAAGCAGGCGACCCGGATGGCCGGCAGCGAGTACGCGGGTCACACGGGGATGCTCGCGGACTACACCGATACCGACGACTACTCGATGATGCTGATCGAGGACGACCTGACGGTGACACACGTCAGTACGCACGTCCCGCTACGAGAGGCCTGCTCGCGACTCACCGTCGACGACGTCGCGTCGACGATCACCGTCACTGACGAAGCGTTGCGCGACCTCGACATCGACGAGCCATCCATCGCCGTCGCGGGGCTGAATCCACACGCGAGCGACGGTGGACTCCTCGGCGACGAGGAGGCCGACATCATCGAACCGGCGGTAGCGCAAGTCGCCGAGAGGGGTGTCGACGTGACCGGCCCCCACTCGCCGGACACGGTCTACGTTCGAGCCGCGGCGGGGGAGTTCGACTGCGTCGTCTCGATGTATCACGACCAGGGTCACATCCCCATCAAGATGCTCGGCTTCACCGGGAGCGACGACGCGGTGAGCGGCGTCAACGTCACCATCGGACTCCCGATTATTCGGACGAGCGTCGACCACGGCACGGCGTTCGACATCGCCGGAGAGGGGGTCGCCTCCGAACAGAGCATGATCGACGCGGTGGCGACGGCCGTCGAACTCGCCCGATAA
- a CDS encoding four-carbon acid sugar kinase family protein, whose protein sequence is MSLTGRGGEYANVSLRRPAVVVAPAFPDNGRVTACGHHLVDGQLVTESPPGADEERPPTHDSLPALFAASDHPVERIGVQTVARGEAAVRESFESSCSTDGPVVVTCDAVTDRHLTTLAAAADDFSGRCLSVGSGGLARHIAVPGTSSGTRFTADESRTVVGVSGSVAPETLEQVGAVSEELRQHLCLETAVTDPTAAGGDLSSRGSGVVDRRGGVHLHGADARSDVDRAMTAGERAGVDGPTVRRRVTNALAAGAAEVVRSGRVSNLVLAGGSTARAVLDELDATALRMAGEAVAPGIPLSTVEGGVADGVTAVTKAGGFGAEQAIIKSLARLGLPDER, encoded by the coding sequence TTGTCCCTCACGGGTCGAGGCGGGGAGTATGCGAACGTTTCGTTACGACGTCCCGCGGTCGTCGTCGCGCCGGCGTTTCCGGACAACGGCCGAGTGACCGCGTGTGGGCACCACCTCGTCGACGGGCAGTTGGTGACCGAATCGCCGCCCGGAGCGGACGAGGAACGACCGCCGACGCACGACTCGCTCCCCGCGCTCTTCGCAGCGAGCGACCACCCCGTCGAGCGAATCGGCGTCCAGACCGTCGCGCGCGGCGAGGCTGCTGTCCGCGAGTCCTTCGAGTCGTCGTGCTCGACGGACGGTCCGGTCGTCGTCACCTGCGACGCCGTGACGGATCGCCACCTCACGACACTCGCCGCGGCAGCGGACGACTTCTCCGGGCGCTGTCTGTCCGTCGGGAGCGGCGGCCTCGCACGTCACATCGCCGTCCCCGGCACGTCCTCCGGAACGAGGTTCACCGCCGACGAGAGCCGGACGGTGGTGGGCGTGTCGGGGAGCGTCGCACCGGAGACGCTCGAACAGGTCGGAGCGGTGTCGGAGGAACTGCGGCAACACCTCTGCCTCGAAACGGCCGTCACCGACCCGACCGCTGCAGGGGGCGACCTGTCGTCCCGGGGAAGTGGGGTCGTCGACAGACGCGGGGGCGTGCACCTCCACGGTGCCGACGCACGCAGCGACGTCGACCGGGCGATGACTGCCGGCGAGCGGGCGGGCGTCGACGGACCGACGGTTCGGCGTCGCGTGACGAACGCGCTCGCCGCCGGAGCCGCCGAGGTAGTCCGAAGTGGTCGGGTATCGAACCTCGTTCTCGCCGGTGGGTCGACGGCTCGGGCGGTCCTCGACGAACTCGACGCGACGGCGCTCCGTATGGCCGGCGAAGCGGTCGCACCGGGGATACCGCTCTCGACGGTCGAGGGGGGCGTCGCGGACGGGGTGACGGCCGTCACGAAAGCGGGCGGGTTCGGAGCCGAGCAAGCAATAATTAAGTCCCTCGCTCGTCTCGGTCTTCCCGATGAGCGATAG